From Rhizobium sp. NZLR1, a single genomic window includes:
- a CDS encoding ABC transporter permease produces MTATPTEIVAPPPRRKMNILFGLTLIGLLIFLWIVLGVVTPSFWTPLNISNLLRQGAMTAILALGQTFVIITAGIDLSVGAIVGFCTVIIAWLLQAGVPVWGAIVLTLLIGMAIGAFHGFGIVHMGLPPFIITLATLTSLRGIGLLITNGSTINITNENFSNFARADLFSIPSLFWMVILVAVPSFIFLHLSRWGRYLFAVGSNAEAARLSGVNVKGMIYLAYILSASFAAFVGVLLASRIAIGNATQADGWELQAIASSVIGGTSLFGAVGSVHGPLIGAFILATINNGANLLNVNSFWQRIITGLLIIVIVFFDQLRRRRSN; encoded by the coding sequence ATGACTGCCACCCCCACCGAAATCGTCGCGCCGCCGCCGCGCCGGAAAATGAACATCCTGTTCGGCCTGACGCTGATCGGGCTCTTGATCTTCCTCTGGATCGTGCTCGGCGTTGTTACCCCGAGCTTCTGGACGCCGCTCAACATTTCGAACCTGCTGCGTCAGGGGGCGATGACGGCGATCCTGGCACTCGGCCAGACCTTCGTCATCATCACCGCCGGCATCGATCTTTCGGTCGGCGCCATCGTCGGTTTCTGTACCGTCATCATTGCCTGGCTGCTGCAGGCGGGCGTGCCGGTCTGGGGTGCGATCGTGCTGACGCTGCTCATCGGCATGGCGATCGGGGCCTTCCATGGCTTCGGCATCGTCCATATGGGCCTGCCGCCGTTCATCATCACGCTGGCCACGCTGACGTCGCTGCGCGGCATCGGCCTGTTGATCACCAACGGCTCGACGATCAACATCACCAATGAGAATTTCAGCAATTTCGCCCGCGCCGACCTGTTCAGCATACCGAGCCTGTTCTGGATGGTCATCCTGGTGGCGGTGCCCTCCTTCATCTTCCTGCATCTGAGCCGCTGGGGCCGCTATCTCTTCGCGGTCGGCTCGAATGCGGAAGCTGCCCGCCTCTCCGGCGTCAACGTCAAGGGCATGATCTACCTCGCCTATATCCTCTCGGCTTCGTTTGCCGCCTTCGTCGGCGTGCTGCTTGCCTCGCGCATCGCGATCGGCAATGCGACGCAGGCCGATGGCTGGGAATTGCAGGCGATCGCCTCCTCCGTCATCGGCGGCACCAGCCTGTTCGGCGCGGTCGGCTCGGTACACGGCCCGCTGATCGGCGCCTTCATCCTCGCCACCATCAACAACGGCGCCAACCTTCTGAACGTCAACTCCTTCTGGCAGCGCATCATCACCGGTCTCCTGATCATCGTGATCGTCTTCTTCGACCAACTGCGCCGCCGCCGGAGCAATTGA
- a CDS encoding copper homeostasis protein CutC produces the protein MTVLLEVCVDSADGLAAAIEGGAGRIELCSALELGGLTPLPSLMQIAARAPIPVYAMIRPHAGPFIFDRRDEEAMMLDIDAVRAAGLAGVVIGANRPDGTLDMPLIHRLKAHASGLGSTLHRAFDLVPDADYALEQAVELGCERILTSGCALKAADGIETLKRLSTTASGRISIMPGSGIRPANVGQILQATGAREVHGSCNSPMESADPRAVAFGFEAKSANRTDAAVVREMCRAIAAEA, from the coding sequence GTGACCGTCCTGCTGGAAGTGTGTGTGGATAGCGCTGACGGCCTCGCCGCCGCCATCGAGGGTGGCGCCGGCCGCATCGAGCTTTGTTCGGCGCTGGAGCTCGGCGGCCTGACGCCGCTGCCGAGCCTGATGCAGATCGCCGCCAGGGCGCCCATTCCTGTCTATGCGATGATCCGCCCGCATGCCGGTCCGTTCATCTTCGACAGGAGAGATGAGGAAGCGATGATGCTCGATATCGATGCCGTGCGCGCCGCAGGTCTTGCCGGCGTCGTCATCGGCGCCAATCGGCCGGACGGCACGCTCGACATGCCGCTGATCCACCGCCTAAAGGCGCATGCCTCAGGCCTCGGTTCGACGCTGCATCGGGCTTTCGATCTGGTGCCGGATGCCGACTATGCGCTGGAACAGGCCGTCGAGCTCGGCTGCGAACGCATCCTGACCTCCGGCTGCGCGCTGAAGGCGGCCGACGGAATCGAAACCCTGAAACGCCTTTCGACCACGGCATCCGGCCGCATATCCATCATGCCCGGCAGTGGCATCCGCCCCGCCAATGTCGGCCAGATATTGCAGGCAACCGGCGCCCGCGAGGTCCACGGTTCCTGCAACTCACCTATGGAAAGCGCCGACCCCCGTGCGGTCGCCTTTGGTTTCGAGGCGAAAAGCGCGAACCGGACGGATGCTGCGGTGGTCAGGGAGATGTGCAGGGCGATTGCGGCAGAGGCTTAG
- a CDS encoding RbsD/FucU domain-containing protein has protein sequence MLKGIHPLLGPDLLHALKTMGHGDDIVISDANFPSGSMGPPVIRADGVSATDMAEAILAHMPLDTFVPEAAWRMEVVGDPHAVPEVCAEFQQIVARRAGDFPIVPVERFAFYAMARKATYIVATTEFRLYGNLILKKGVVHPHEVDLD, from the coding sequence ATGCTCAAGGGTATTCATCCGCTGCTCGGCCCCGACCTGCTTCACGCGCTGAAGACCATGGGACATGGCGACGACATCGTCATATCGGACGCCAATTTCCCCTCGGGCTCGATGGGCCCGCCTGTCATTCGCGCCGACGGCGTCAGCGCCACTGATATGGCCGAAGCGATCCTCGCCCACATGCCGCTCGACACCTTCGTGCCGGAAGCGGCGTGGCGGATGGAGGTGGTCGGCGACCCGCACGCCGTGCCGGAGGTCTGCGCCGAGTTCCAGCAGATCGTTGCCAGGCGCGCCGGCGATTTTCCGATCGTACCGGTGGAGCGTTTCGCCTTCTACGCGATGGCCCGCAAGGCCACCTATATCGTCGCGACGACGGAATTCCGGCTGTACGGAAACCTGATTTTGAAAAAGGGCGTCGTGCATCCGCATGAGGTCGATCTGGACTGA
- a CDS encoding zinc-binding alcohol dehydrogenase family protein: MKAVVCREPGVLEIVERPLPAAPAPGWVRLAVSHVGICGTDYHIFEGKHPFLEYPRVMGHEVSATVLEAGEGVDMAVGTPVIVNPYLSCGQCVACRQGKPNCCTNIKVLGVHTDGAFCEEISVPAGNLYAAKGLSLEAAATVEFLAIGAHAVRRSMTGAGARALVIGAGPIGLGAAIFSRIAGHEVTLLDTSAERLQMASERFGFTSGIVANEATMDAVRETTNGDGFDVVFDATGYGPSMEKAFSFVAHGGALVLVSVVKDDIRFSDPEFHKREMMVIGSRNATRADFEHVADSIAKGLVPVDKLITHRTTLADTPRDLARWAHEKNGLIKAVIKVGS, translated from the coding sequence ATGAAAGCAGTTGTTTGCCGGGAGCCCGGCGTGCTCGAGATCGTCGAGCGTCCTTTGCCTGCGGCACCGGCGCCTGGCTGGGTGCGCCTGGCGGTCAGCCATGTCGGCATCTGCGGCACCGACTATCATATCTTCGAGGGCAAACATCCTTTCCTCGAATATCCCCGCGTGATGGGGCATGAGGTCTCGGCGACGGTGCTGGAAGCAGGCGAAGGCGTTGACATGGCTGTGGGAACACCCGTCATCGTCAATCCCTATCTGTCCTGCGGTCAATGTGTCGCCTGCCGCCAGGGCAAGCCGAATTGCTGCACCAATATCAAGGTGCTCGGCGTCCATACGGACGGAGCTTTCTGCGAGGAGATCTCGGTTCCGGCGGGCAACCTCTATGCCGCCAAGGGACTGAGCCTCGAGGCGGCCGCAACCGTCGAGTTTCTGGCGATCGGCGCCCATGCGGTGCGCCGCTCGATGACCGGCGCCGGCGCGCGAGCGCTCGTCATCGGCGCCGGGCCGATCGGGCTCGGGGCAGCGATCTTCTCACGCATTGCCGGCCATGAAGTGACGTTGCTCGACACCAGCGCTGAGCGGCTGCAGATGGCCTCGGAGCGCTTCGGCTTCACCTCCGGCATCGTCGCCAACGAGGCGACAATGGATGCCGTGCGCGAAACAACCAATGGCGACGGTTTCGACGTGGTCTTCGACGCCACCGGTTACGGCCCTTCGATGGAAAAAGCCTTCTCCTTCGTCGCCCATGGCGGCGCATTGGTGCTGGTCAGCGTCGTCAAAGACGATATCCGCTTTTCCGACCCGGAATTCCACAAACGCGAAATGATGGTGATCGGCAGCCGCAACGCCACGCGCGCCGATTTCGAACATGTGGCCGATTCGATCGCCAAAGGCCTCGTGCCCGTCGACAAACTCATCACCCACCGCACAACGCTCGCCGACACGCCCCGCGACCTCGCCCGCTGGGCGCATGAGAAGAACGGGCTGATCAAGGCGGTGATCAAGGTTGGTAGTTAG
- a CDS encoding aldo/keto reductase, with protein sequence MKTRRIGKTKLEVTEISFGAAALGGLYRVCPREVAMETLQAAWDSGIRYFDVAPWYGLGLAERRVGDFLRDQPDGSYVLSTKVGRLLRPVPTGTVPDYSYVDPLSFDADYDYSYDGIMRSVEFSYARLGLNRIDILYVHDIGVYTHGAAKNAVYQKQLLDSGIKALEELRSSGAISAFGLGVNEVPVCLDVMRNADLDCILMAGRYTLLDRSAVAELLPLCRQKGTSLVVGGVFNSGILATGPVPGAHFDYMLADDDVLAKVGAMEAIAKRHGVPLAAPALQFPLLEPIVASVLMGTAKPSSLIRNMEIVEPRLADEIYAEFEPYTLVAPPLGAEAVRV encoded by the coding sequence ATGAAGACGAGACGGATCGGCAAAACCAAGCTCGAGGTGACCGAAATCAGTTTCGGCGCGGCAGCGCTCGGCGGTCTTTACCGCGTCTGCCCGCGCGAGGTAGCGATGGAAACGCTGCAGGCGGCCTGGGACAGCGGCATCCGCTATTTCGACGTGGCGCCCTGGTATGGGCTCGGCCTTGCCGAACGCCGGGTCGGCGATTTCCTGCGCGACCAGCCGGACGGCAGTTACGTACTGTCCACCAAGGTCGGCCGGCTGCTTCGGCCGGTGCCGACCGGAACCGTGCCCGATTACAGCTATGTCGATCCGCTCTCTTTCGATGCCGATTACGACTATTCCTATGACGGCATCATGCGCTCGGTCGAGTTCAGCTATGCCCGCCTCGGCCTCAACCGCATCGATATTCTCTATGTGCACGATATCGGCGTCTATACACATGGCGCGGCGAAGAACGCCGTCTATCAGAAGCAGCTTCTCGATTCCGGCATCAAGGCGCTGGAAGAACTGCGCTCCTCAGGCGCGATCTCGGCCTTCGGCCTCGGCGTCAACGAAGTGCCCGTCTGCCTCGACGTCATGCGCAATGCCGATCTCGACTGCATCCTGATGGCCGGCCGCTACACGCTGCTCGACCGTTCGGCGGTCGCCGAGCTCTTGCCGCTCTGCCGGCAGAAGGGCACGTCGCTGGTCGTCGGCGGCGTCTTCAATTCCGGCATTCTCGCCACCGGTCCGGTGCCGGGCGCGCATTTCGACTATATGCTGGCAGATGACGACGTGCTTGCCAAGGTCGGCGCCATGGAAGCGATCGCCAAGCGCCACGGCGTGCCGCTGGCAGCGCCCGCCCTGCAGTTTCCGCTGCTCGAACCGATCGTCGCATCGGTGCTGATGGGTACCGCCAAGCCGTCGAGCCTGATCCGCAACATGGAAATCGTCGAACCGCGGCTTGCCGATGAGATCTATGCCGAATTCGAACCCTATACGCTGGTCGCGCCGCCGCTCGGCGCCGAAGCTGTCCGCGTCTGA
- a CDS encoding sugar ABC transporter ATP-binding protein, with protein MIGLEEVSHRHDDSATLKEANRIPAGSPILELKGLQKNYGHVQALKPATLTFLAGEIHAIVGENGAGKSTLIKLLTGVITRTAGEVLWCGQPVGLSTPNEAIARGINAVHQEVVLCRHLTVAANLFLGDEVNRYGLMRKKQMQKLAQAVLDDLGFGLPAGALLSSLTIGQQQLVATARAAMRGTQFLIFDEPTAYLTRQESAQLFKLIRRLQGEGVTIVYISHRMEEVFELADRVSVLRDGTHVGTRLIGETNDAELIALMINRSIEQIYHKEEIAIGETILAVNGLSGPGFEDVSLSVKAGQIVGLYGLIGAGRSEFALGLYGRQPTTAGDIQWMGKRVDIRNERTAMELGIALAPESRRDQGLCLNLPIGLNINLPVFGRLSHGPVINHTRESANADKQIRDLSIKTPSRRVPASSMSGGNQQKIVIGKWLSHGARLFIFDEPTVGVDVGTKAEIYRLFAKLLKEGAGIILISSYLPEVYELADRLHVFRGGKIVASHDYHAATHEEVLSEAIGV; from the coding sequence ATGATCGGACTGGAAGAGGTCAGTCATCGCCACGATGACAGCGCCACGCTGAAAGAAGCCAATCGAATTCCCGCCGGATCGCCTATCCTCGAACTCAAGGGCCTGCAGAAGAATTACGGTCATGTGCAGGCGCTGAAGCCGGCGACGCTGACCTTTCTTGCCGGTGAAATCCACGCCATCGTCGGCGAAAACGGCGCCGGCAAATCCACCCTGATCAAATTGCTGACCGGCGTCATTACCCGTACGGCCGGCGAAGTGCTGTGGTGCGGCCAGCCTGTGGGCCTGTCGACGCCAAACGAGGCAATCGCCCGCGGCATCAACGCCGTGCACCAGGAAGTCGTGCTCTGCCGGCACCTGACGGTCGCCGCCAACCTTTTCCTCGGTGACGAAGTCAACCGCTACGGCCTGATGCGCAAGAAGCAGATGCAGAAGTTGGCGCAGGCCGTGCTCGACGATCTCGGCTTCGGCCTGCCGGCCGGCGCGCTGCTCAGCTCGCTGACGATCGGCCAGCAGCAGCTGGTCGCGACGGCGCGCGCCGCCATGCGCGGCACGCAGTTTCTGATCTTCGACGAACCCACAGCCTATCTGACGCGCCAGGAATCGGCGCAGCTGTTCAAGCTGATCCGCCGCCTGCAGGGCGAAGGCGTCACCATCGTCTATATCAGCCATCGCATGGAGGAAGTCTTCGAGCTTGCCGACCGTGTCTCGGTGCTGCGCGACGGCACGCATGTCGGCACGCGGCTGATCGGAGAGACCAACGATGCCGAACTGATCGCGCTGATGATCAACCGCTCGATCGAGCAGATCTACCACAAGGAAGAGATCGCCATCGGCGAGACGATCCTTGCCGTCAACGGCCTTTCCGGCCCGGGCTTCGAAGACGTGTCGCTCAGCGTCAAGGCCGGGCAGATCGTCGGGCTCTACGGCCTGATCGGCGCCGGGCGCAGCGAATTCGCGCTCGGCCTTTATGGCCGCCAGCCGACAACGGCAGGCGATATCCAGTGGATGGGCAAACGGGTCGACATCCGCAACGAACGCACGGCGATGGAACTCGGCATTGCGCTGGCGCCGGAAAGCCGGCGCGACCAGGGGCTTTGCCTCAACCTGCCGATCGGCCTCAATATCAACCTGCCGGTGTTCGGGCGCCTCAGCCACGGGCCTGTCATCAACCACACGCGCGAATCGGCCAATGCCGACAAGCAGATCCGCGATCTCAGCATCAAGACGCCAAGCCGGCGTGTTCCGGCCTCCAGCATGTCGGGTGGCAACCAGCAGAAGATCGTCATCGGCAAGTGGCTGAGCCACGGCGCCCGGCTGTTCATCTTCGACGAGCCGACCGTCGGCGTCGACGTCGGCACCAAGGCGGAAATCTACCGGCTCTTCGCCAAGCTTCTGAAGGAGGGCGCGGGCATCATCCTGATCTCCTCCTACCTGCCCGAGGTCTACGAACTGGCCGACCGGCTGCATGTCTTCCGCGGCGGCAAAATCGTCGCGAGCCATGATTACCACGCGGCGACGCATGAAGAAGTGCTCAGCGAAGCGATCGGCGTCTGA
- a CDS encoding altronate dehydratase family protein — translation MDKLPWIILSAGDNVAVATAAIAPGSTVAGIETREKIDPGHKVAIADIPLGAAVVKYGQAIGRTTADVKAGDHVHSHNLHFENDRLAATANSAPEMATSEDRARTFMGYRRADGRAATRNYIGIIASVNCSTTVCRAIADEANRTILPHYEGIDGFVPIVHDQGCGMSSTGDGMNVLHRTLAGYTRHVNFGGVLMIGLGCEVNQLTLYGQSGAGASKRHFNIQDAGGSRRAVERAMGMLREIAADVGKETRVPMSIGEIIIGLQCGGSDGFSGITANPALGVAADLLAAAGGTAILSETSEIYGAEHLLRSRAVNDEVANKLDEKIAWWEDYVALHGASLDNNPSPGNKRGGLTTILEKSLGAVAKGGRSPLTAVYGYAERVTAPGLVFMDTPGYDPVSATGQVAGGANMIAFTTGRGSCFGCRPAPSLKLSSNSALYASMEEDMDIDCGTIATGDATISGKGREIFELIVDTASGKKTKSELFGYGDNEFVPWHLGATL, via the coding sequence TTGGACAAACTGCCTTGGATCATCCTGTCGGCCGGTGACAATGTCGCGGTCGCAACGGCGGCCATCGCGCCGGGTTCGACGGTTGCCGGCATTGAAACCCGTGAAAAAATCGATCCCGGCCACAAGGTGGCGATCGCCGATATTCCGCTCGGCGCCGCCGTGGTGAAATATGGACAGGCGATCGGCCGCACGACGGCCGACGTCAAGGCCGGCGACCATGTGCACAGCCACAACCTGCATTTTGAAAACGACCGGCTGGCGGCGACTGCCAATTCGGCACCGGAAATGGCGACGAGCGAGGACAGGGCGCGCACCTTCATGGGCTATCGCCGTGCCGATGGGCGGGCTGCCACCCGCAACTATATCGGCATCATCGCCAGCGTGAACTGTTCCACCACGGTCTGCCGGGCGATCGCCGACGAGGCCAATCGGACGATCCTGCCGCATTACGAAGGCATCGACGGTTTCGTGCCGATCGTGCACGACCAGGGCTGCGGCATGAGCTCGACCGGCGACGGCATGAACGTGCTGCATCGCACGCTTGCCGGCTATACCAGGCATGTCAATTTCGGCGGCGTGCTGATGATCGGCCTCGGCTGCGAAGTCAACCAGCTGACGCTCTACGGCCAGAGCGGCGCCGGCGCCTCGAAGCGGCATTTCAACATTCAGGATGCCGGCGGCTCACGCCGCGCGGTCGAGCGCGCCATGGGCATGCTGCGCGAAATCGCCGCCGATGTCGGCAAGGAAACGCGTGTGCCGATGTCGATCGGCGAGATCATCATCGGCCTGCAATGCGGCGGCTCGGATGGCTTTTCCGGGATCACCGCCAATCCGGCGCTGGGTGTCGCGGCCGATCTGCTGGCGGCGGCCGGCGGCACGGCAATCCTGTCCGAGACCTCGGAAATCTATGGCGCCGAACACCTGCTGCGCAGCCGCGCCGTCAACGACGAGGTGGCCAACAAGCTCGACGAGAAAATCGCCTGGTGGGAAGATTACGTCGCTCTGCACGGCGCCTCGCTCGACAACAACCCCTCGCCCGGCAACAAGCGCGGCGGCCTCACCACCATCCTGGAAAAGTCGCTGGGCGCGGTTGCCAAGGGTGGGCGCTCGCCGCTGACGGCGGTCTACGGTTATGCCGAGCGAGTCACCGCCCCCGGCCTCGTCTTCATGGATACACCCGGCTACGACCCGGTCTCGGCGACCGGTCAGGTGGCGGGCGGGGCGAATATGATCGCCTTTACCACGGGCCGCGGCAGCTGCTTCGGCTGCCGGCCGGCGCCATCGCTGAAGCTTTCCAGCAATTCGGCGCTCTACGCCTCGATGGAAGAGGACATGGACATCGATTGCGGCACGATCGCCACCGGCGACGCGACGATCAGCGGCAAGGGCCGCGAGATCTTCGAACTCATCGTCGACACGGCCTCCGGCAAGAAGACCAAGAGCGAGCTCTTCGGCTACGGCGACAATGAATTCGTGCCGTGGCATCTGGGGGCGACGCTCTAA
- a CDS encoding LysR family transcriptional regulator, with translation MHLGALFTAHHVLTSGSVRETGRRFQLSPSTVSAAIHHLETELAMKLTERASGELVMLIASGRVLEGLAPLTAAIGELGQFTGHDATTTDAIEVTDAWASRVPIKVVTIERFLEVADQGSINRAARRLRLGQPQLSLQLANLEKFLGHRLFERQAQGSVLTEEGRRAYQIFTTISQAWNDLKSSADERYRRAARSLRIGSIIPTGSESWVARCLGSLVSEWNARRNNNTISLVSMTADDLREALKSGRIDVAILDSVFGLESFRHRELLQTDMVVIAPPQSTETTVADLVAAHAICMPSPRTGLGHAAMAFSDERAPNRRLRSRDITAADSLPVIVDLVANHGYVSFLGRISAMPIADKVRIVDLDEHLAMSYHVAFNHRKAAADACAVIIEAAARITSETVAQAMVRDKARESVA, from the coding sequence TTGCATCTTGGTGCCCTGTTCACCGCTCACCATGTCTTGACCTCCGGTTCGGTGCGCGAGACGGGGCGGCGCTTCCAGCTGTCGCCCTCGACCGTGTCTGCGGCCATCCATCATCTCGAAACCGAGCTGGCGATGAAGCTGACGGAACGCGCCTCCGGCGAGCTGGTAATGCTCATCGCCAGCGGCAGGGTGCTGGAAGGCCTGGCGCCGCTCACCGCTGCGATCGGCGAGCTTGGCCAATTCACCGGCCATGACGCTACGACCACCGACGCCATTGAGGTCACCGATGCCTGGGCATCACGTGTTCCCATCAAGGTCGTCACCATCGAGCGTTTTCTGGAAGTGGCCGACCAGGGCAGCATCAATCGCGCCGCCCGCCGCCTTCGCCTGGGGCAGCCGCAGCTTTCGCTTCAGCTTGCCAATCTTGAGAAATTTTTAGGTCACCGCCTGTTCGAGCGGCAGGCGCAGGGTTCGGTGCTGACGGAGGAGGGCAGGCGCGCCTATCAGATCTTCACGACGATCAGCCAGGCCTGGAACGATCTGAAATCATCGGCCGACGAGCGGTATCGGCGCGCCGCCCGGTCGCTGCGCATCGGCTCGATCATTCCCACCGGATCGGAAAGCTGGGTGGCGCGCTGCCTGGGCTCGCTGGTCTCCGAATGGAATGCGCGCCGCAACAACAATACGATCTCGCTGGTCTCGATGACCGCCGACGATCTGCGCGAGGCGCTGAAGAGCGGCCGCATCGATGTGGCGATCCTGGATTCGGTCTTCGGCCTTGAAAGCTTCCGCCATCGGGAATTGCTGCAGACCGACATGGTGGTGATCGCGCCGCCGCAAAGCACCGAAACCACCGTCGCCGATCTCGTCGCCGCCCACGCGATCTGCATGCCGAGCCCGCGCACCGGTCTCGGCCACGCGGCCATGGCCTTCAGCGACGAGCGCGCGCCGAACCGGCGCTTGCGCAGCCGGGATATCACCGCCGCGGATTCGCTGCCTGTGATCGTCGACCTCGTCGCCAATCACGGCTACGTCTCCTTCCTCGGCCGGATCAGCGCCATGCCGATCGCCGACAAGGTGCGCATCGTCGATCTCGACGAGCATCTGGCGATGTCCTATCACGTCGCCTTCAACCATCGCAAAGCCGCCGCCGATGCCTGCGCCGTCATCATCGAGGCGGCGGCGCGAATTACGTCTGAAACTGTCGCGCAGGCCATGGTGCGCGACAAAGCCAGGGAGAGCGTAGCGTGA
- a CDS encoding ABC transporter substrate-binding protein yields the protein MTIVKSLLSRRAFTALAGAAVIATAMPVTSFAADVTIPIIVKDTTSFYWQIVLAGARKAGQDLGVKVPELGAQAESDVNGQISILENAVAGKPAAVVISPTEFKALGKPIDEAAKSVPIIGIDSGADSKAFKSFLTTDNVQGGRIAADGLAAAIKGMTGKEEGEIVILTNLPGVGSLEQRREGFLDQVKTKHPGLKVIADKYGDGQATTGLNMMTDLITANPKLVGVFASNLILAQGVGQAIAENKLGDKIKVIGFDSDDKTVGFLKDGAIAGLVVQDPYRMGYDGVKTALAVSKGEKVEANVDTGANLVTKANMADPKIDALLNPKIK from the coding sequence ATGACTATCGTGAAATCCCTTCTGTCCCGTCGCGCCTTTACGGCGCTTGCCGGCGCTGCCGTTATCGCCACGGCGATGCCGGTTACGTCCTTTGCCGCCGACGTGACGATCCCGATCATCGTCAAGGACACGACGTCCTTCTACTGGCAGATCGTTCTGGCCGGCGCCCGCAAGGCAGGCCAGGATCTCGGCGTCAAGGTGCCGGAACTCGGTGCCCAGGCTGAGTCCGACGTCAACGGCCAGATCAGCATTCTTGAGAACGCCGTTGCCGGCAAGCCGGCCGCCGTCGTCATTTCGCCGACCGAATTCAAGGCGCTTGGCAAGCCGATCGATGAAGCCGCCAAGTCGGTTCCGATCATCGGCATCGACTCGGGTGCCGACTCCAAGGCGTTCAAGTCGTTCCTGACGACCGACAACGTTCAGGGCGGCCGTATCGCCGCCGATGGCCTGGCAGCCGCCATCAAGGGCATGACCGGCAAGGAAGAGGGTGAAATCGTCATTCTTACCAACCTTCCCGGCGTCGGCTCGCTCGAGCAGCGCCGCGAAGGCTTCCTGGATCAGGTGAAGACCAAGCATCCGGGCCTGAAGGTCATTGCCGACAAGTACGGCGACGGCCAGGCAACGACCGGCCTCAACATGATGACCGACCTGATCACGGCTAACCCGAAGCTCGTCGGCGTCTTCGCCTCGAACCTGATCCTGGCGCAGGGCGTCGGTCAGGCGATCGCCGAAAACAAGCTCGGCGACAAGATCAAGGTCATCGGCTTCGACAGCGACGACAAGACCGTCGGCTTCCTCAAGGACGGCGCCATTGCCGGCCTCGTCGTTCAGGACCCCTACCGCATGGGTTATGACGGCGTGAAGACCGCGCTTGCCGTCTCCAAGGGCGAGAAGGTCGAAGCCAATGTCGACACCGGCGCCAACCTCGTCACCAAGGCGAATATGGCCGATCCGAAGATCGACGCGCTGCTGAACCCGAAGATCAAGTAA
- a CDS encoding acetyltransferase, with translation MKKDIPAFAEAGYRFRIEKSGRRKSATEHRNIAETRKGTKTNRADPGKGNAFPRAAGHSPP, from the coding sequence ATGAAAAAAGATATCCCTGCTTTCGCAGAGGCGGGCTATCGTTTCCGCATAGAAAAATCCGGGCGGCGGAAATCCGCAACAGAGCACCGGAACATCGCGGAAACACGCAAGGGGACAAAAACAAATCGCGCCGACCCTGGAAAAGGGAATGCGTTTCCGCGCGCGGCGGGACATTCGCCGCCATAA
- a CDS encoding ABC transporter substrate-binding protein, producing MLKKLALAVTLSAFAAGAAHAADVVVSSKIDTEGTLLGNVIALALEANGIKTQDRIALGATPVVRKAITAGEIDIYPEYTGNAGFFFNKADDAAWKNIDQGYELAKKLDYDANKIVWLTPSPANNTWALAVRSDVAQPNKLKSLTDFGKWVAGGGAAKLAASAEFVNSAGALPAFQTTYGFQLKPDQMVVLSGGDTAATIKAAADQTNGVNTAMVYGTDGAIEAAELTVLEDDKNVQQVYAPTPIIREEVLKANPKIEEVLSPIFKSLTADELRKLNAKIQVDGEPAKSVAEAYLKEKGFLK from the coding sequence ATGCTGAAGAAACTCGCACTCGCCGTCACGCTCTCCGCCTTCGCGGCGGGTGCGGCTCATGCTGCAGATGTCGTCGTCTCGTCGAAGATCGACACCGAAGGCACGCTGCTCGGCAACGTCATTGCGCTCGCGCTCGAAGCCAACGGCATCAAGACACAGGACCGCATCGCGCTTGGCGCCACACCCGTCGTGCGCAAGGCGATCACCGCAGGCGAAATCGACATCTATCCTGAATATACCGGCAATGCCGGCTTCTTCTTCAACAAGGCCGATGACGCCGCCTGGAAAAATATCGACCAGGGTTATGAGCTGGCAAAGAAGCTCGATTACGACGCCAACAAGATCGTCTGGTTGACGCCGTCGCCGGCCAACAACACCTGGGCGCTCGCCGTGCGCAGCGATGTTGCCCAACCGAACAAGCTGAAGAGCCTTACGGACTTCGGCAAATGGGTGGCCGGCGGCGGTGCCGCCAAGCTTGCCGCCTCAGCCGAATTCGTCAATTCGGCCGGCGCGCTTCCCGCCTTCCAGACGACCTACGGCTTCCAGCTGAAGCCTGACCAAATGGTTGTTCTGTCCGGCGGCGACACGGCGGCGACGATCAAGGCGGCCGCCGACCAGACGAACGGCGTCAACACCGCCATGGTCTACGGCACGGATGGCGCGATCGAAGCGGCCGAACTCACCGTTCTCGAAGACGACAAGAACGTGCAGCAGGTCTATGCGCCCACCCCGATCATCCGCGAGGAGGTTCTGAAAGCCAACCCGAAGATCGAGGAAGTGCTCTCGCCGATCTTCAAGAGCCTGACCGCCGACGAGTTGCGCAAGCTCAATGCCAAGATCCAGGTCGACGGCGAGCCGGCAAAGTCCGTCGCTGAAGCCTATCTCAAGGAAAAAGGCTTCCTGAAGTAA